Proteins encoded in a region of the Megalops cyprinoides isolate fMegCyp1 chromosome 3, fMegCyp1.pri, whole genome shotgun sequence genome:
- the mrm1 gene encoding rRNA methyltransferase 1, mitochondrial isoform X2: MDRTRRREAVGFNEWRKLSCTRDVILRLGIHETPWWRPYHSSVTLLCSREDGSRPGERWWRGAPDSTEHSVMETTPTRGQQRSDGRKATQRPFSKRGSPGKPAHSGKGPASYSRIPSDLQRLSQEDFPQTQQRLEVLFGVAPCLLALTQGRRRARRLFVKETSAPQRAAVQQVCEEAQRQRVRIQLVSKKELDKLCEGRVHQGLCLEASPLDYLREEDTAGTHGDSAETPLWLVLDGVQDPMNLGAILRSAYFLGADRIISSIHNSCPLTPVVSKASSGVMEVMGVYGCDSLPDMLKVKVRQGWQVVGTVGVAEVDTDVPVLRCSDFQLTKPTLLLIGGEGDGLSLELRRLCQALLTILPSRELHPGVESLNVSVATGILLHTLLSSRRPARR; encoded by the exons ACTCCATGGTGGAGGCCCTACCAttcctctgtgactctgctgtgcTCAAGAGAAGATGGCTCCAGACCTGGGGAGAGGTGGTGGCGCGGTGCTCCGGACTCCACCGAACACAGCGTCATGGAAACGACGCccactagggggcagcagaggTCAGACGGACGGAAAGCCACACAGAGGCCTTTCTCAAAGAGAGGATCCCCCGGGAAGCCGGCCCACTCGGGGAAGGGACCCGCGTCCTACAGCAGGATCCCGTCTGACCTCCAGCGCCTGAGTCAGGAAGACTTCCCCCAGACGCAACAGAGGCTGGAGGTGCTGTTTGGCGTGGCGCCCTGCCTGCTGGCTCTCACTCAGGGCCGGAGGAGGGCGCGCAGGCTGTTTGTGAAAGAGACCAGTGCCCCCCAGAGGGCTGCTGTGCAGCAGGTGTGCGAGGAGGCCCAGAGGCAGCGGGTTCGAATCCAGCTGGTCAGCAAGAAGGAGCTGGACAAGCTGTGCGAAGGCCGAGTACACCAGGGCCTGTGTCTGGAGGCCAGTCCCCTGGATTACCTCAGAGAGGAGGACACTGCAGGAACGCACGGCGACAGCGCCGAGACCCCCCTGTGGCTGGTCCTAGACGGCGTGCAGGACCCCATGAACCTTGGGGCCATCCTCCGCTCTGCATATTTTCTGGGGGCAGACAGGATCATCAGCAGCATTCACAATAG CTGTCCCTTGACTCCGGTTGTGAGCAAAGCCAGCTCTGGGGTGATGGAGGTCATGGGAGTGTATGGCTGTGACAGCCTGCCTGACATGTTGAAG GTGAAGGTGAGGCAGGGCTGGCAGGTGGTTGGCACGGTGGGGGTTGCGGAGGTGGACACGGACGTCCCCGTCCTCCGCTGTTCCGATTTCCAGCTCACCAAGCCCACGCTGCTGCTGATAG GCGGCGAAGGTGACGGCCTGTCCCTGGAGCTGCGCCGGCTGTGTCAGGCCCTGCTGACCATCCTCCCCTCCAGAGAGCTGCACCCAGGTGTGGAGTCCCTCAATGTCTCTGTGGCGACAG GCATTCTTTTGCACACGCTGCTGTCGTCACGGAGACCAGCGCGTCGATGA
- the mrm1 gene encoding rRNA methyltransferase 1, mitochondrial isoform X1 translates to MNGGETVAVRGVRACFRKLSCTRDVILRLGIHETPWWRPYHSSVTLLCSREDGSRPGERWWRGAPDSTEHSVMETTPTRGQQRSDGRKATQRPFSKRGSPGKPAHSGKGPASYSRIPSDLQRLSQEDFPQTQQRLEVLFGVAPCLLALTQGRRRARRLFVKETSAPQRAAVQQVCEEAQRQRVRIQLVSKKELDKLCEGRVHQGLCLEASPLDYLREEDTAGTHGDSAETPLWLVLDGVQDPMNLGAILRSAYFLGADRIISSIHNSCPLTPVVSKASSGVMEVMGVYGCDSLPDMLKVKVRQGWQVVGTVGVAEVDTDVPVLRCSDFQLTKPTLLLIGGEGDGLSLELRRLCQALLTILPSRELHPGVESLNVSVATGILLHTLLSSRRPARR, encoded by the exons ACTCCATGGTGGAGGCCCTACCAttcctctgtgactctgctgtgcTCAAGAGAAGATGGCTCCAGACCTGGGGAGAGGTGGTGGCGCGGTGCTCCGGACTCCACCGAACACAGCGTCATGGAAACGACGCccactagggggcagcagaggTCAGACGGACGGAAAGCCACACAGAGGCCTTTCTCAAAGAGAGGATCCCCCGGGAAGCCGGCCCACTCGGGGAAGGGACCCGCGTCCTACAGCAGGATCCCGTCTGACCTCCAGCGCCTGAGTCAGGAAGACTTCCCCCAGACGCAACAGAGGCTGGAGGTGCTGTTTGGCGTGGCGCCCTGCCTGCTGGCTCTCACTCAGGGCCGGAGGAGGGCGCGCAGGCTGTTTGTGAAAGAGACCAGTGCCCCCCAGAGGGCTGCTGTGCAGCAGGTGTGCGAGGAGGCCCAGAGGCAGCGGGTTCGAATCCAGCTGGTCAGCAAGAAGGAGCTGGACAAGCTGTGCGAAGGCCGAGTACACCAGGGCCTGTGTCTGGAGGCCAGTCCCCTGGATTACCTCAGAGAGGAGGACACTGCAGGAACGCACGGCGACAGCGCCGAGACCCCCCTGTGGCTGGTCCTAGACGGCGTGCAGGACCCCATGAACCTTGGGGCCATCCTCCGCTCTGCATATTTTCTGGGGGCAGACAGGATCATCAGCAGCATTCACAATAG CTGTCCCTTGACTCCGGTTGTGAGCAAAGCCAGCTCTGGGGTGATGGAGGTCATGGGAGTGTATGGCTGTGACAGCCTGCCTGACATGTTGAAG GTGAAGGTGAGGCAGGGCTGGCAGGTGGTTGGCACGGTGGGGGTTGCGGAGGTGGACACGGACGTCCCCGTCCTCCGCTGTTCCGATTTCCAGCTCACCAAGCCCACGCTGCTGCTGATAG GCGGCGAAGGTGACGGCCTGTCCCTGGAGCTGCGCCGGCTGTGTCAGGCCCTGCTGACCATCCTCCCCTCCAGAGAGCTGCACCCAGGTGTGGAGTCCCTCAATGTCTCTGTGGCGACAG GCATTCTTTTGCACACGCTGCTGTCGTCACGGAGACCAGCGCGTCGATGA
- the mrm1 gene encoding rRNA methyltransferase 1, mitochondrial isoform X3, with protein MNLRLLTGVRACFRKLSCTRDVILRLGIHETPWWRPYHSSVTLLCSREDGSRPGERWWRGAPDSTEHSVMETTPTRGQQRSDGRKATQRPFSKRGSPGKPAHSGKGPASYSRIPSDLQRLSQEDFPQTQQRLEVLFGVAPCLLALTQGRRRARRLFVKETSAPQRAAVQQVCEEAQRQRVRIQLVSKKELDKLCEGRVHQGLCLEASPLDYLREEDTAGTHGDSAETPLWLVLDGVQDPMNLGAILRSAYFLGADRIISSIHNSCPLTPVVSKASSGVMEVMGVYGCDSLPDMLKVKVRQGWQVVGTVGVAEVDTDVPVLRCSDFQLTKPTLLLIGGEGDGLSLELRRLCQALLTILPSRELHPGVESLNVSVATGILLHTLLSSRRPARR; from the exons ACTCCATGGTGGAGGCCCTACCAttcctctgtgactctgctgtgcTCAAGAGAAGATGGCTCCAGACCTGGGGAGAGGTGGTGGCGCGGTGCTCCGGACTCCACCGAACACAGCGTCATGGAAACGACGCccactagggggcagcagaggTCAGACGGACGGAAAGCCACACAGAGGCCTTTCTCAAAGAGAGGATCCCCCGGGAAGCCGGCCCACTCGGGGAAGGGACCCGCGTCCTACAGCAGGATCCCGTCTGACCTCCAGCGCCTGAGTCAGGAAGACTTCCCCCAGACGCAACAGAGGCTGGAGGTGCTGTTTGGCGTGGCGCCCTGCCTGCTGGCTCTCACTCAGGGCCGGAGGAGGGCGCGCAGGCTGTTTGTGAAAGAGACCAGTGCCCCCCAGAGGGCTGCTGTGCAGCAGGTGTGCGAGGAGGCCCAGAGGCAGCGGGTTCGAATCCAGCTGGTCAGCAAGAAGGAGCTGGACAAGCTGTGCGAAGGCCGAGTACACCAGGGCCTGTGTCTGGAGGCCAGTCCCCTGGATTACCTCAGAGAGGAGGACACTGCAGGAACGCACGGCGACAGCGCCGAGACCCCCCTGTGGCTGGTCCTAGACGGCGTGCAGGACCCCATGAACCTTGGGGCCATCCTCCGCTCTGCATATTTTCTGGGGGCAGACAGGATCATCAGCAGCATTCACAATAG CTGTCCCTTGACTCCGGTTGTGAGCAAAGCCAGCTCTGGGGTGATGGAGGTCATGGGAGTGTATGGCTGTGACAGCCTGCCTGACATGTTGAAG GTGAAGGTGAGGCAGGGCTGGCAGGTGGTTGGCACGGTGGGGGTTGCGGAGGTGGACACGGACGTCCCCGTCCTCCGCTGTTCCGATTTCCAGCTCACCAAGCCCACGCTGCTGCTGATAG GCGGCGAAGGTGACGGCCTGTCCCTGGAGCTGCGCCGGCTGTGTCAGGCCCTGCTGACCATCCTCCCCTCCAGAGAGCTGCACCCAGGTGTGGAGTCCCTCAATGTCTCTGTGGCGACAG GCATTCTTTTGCACACGCTGCTGTCGTCACGGAGACCAGCGCGTCGATGA
- the mrm1 gene encoding rRNA methyltransferase 1, mitochondrial isoform X4, with the protein MNGGETVAVRGVRACFRKLSCTRDVILRLGIHETPWWRPYHSSVTLLCSREDGSRPGERWWRGAPDSTEHSVMETTPTRGQQRSDGRKATQRPFSKRGSPGKPAHSGKGPASYSRIPSDLQRLSQEDFPQTQQRLEVLFGVAPCLLALTQGRRRARRLFVKETSAPQRAAVQQVCEEAQRQRVRIQLVSKKELDKLCEGRVHQGLCLEASPLDYLREEDTAGTHGDSAETPLWLVLDGVQDPMNLGAILRSAYFLGADRIISSIHNSCPLTPVVSKASSGVMEVMGVYGCDSLPDMLKVPVPCCSELVLGTFPREGFLRDL; encoded by the exons ACTCCATGGTGGAGGCCCTACCAttcctctgtgactctgctgtgcTCAAGAGAAGATGGCTCCAGACCTGGGGAGAGGTGGTGGCGCGGTGCTCCGGACTCCACCGAACACAGCGTCATGGAAACGACGCccactagggggcagcagaggTCAGACGGACGGAAAGCCACACAGAGGCCTTTCTCAAAGAGAGGATCCCCCGGGAAGCCGGCCCACTCGGGGAAGGGACCCGCGTCCTACAGCAGGATCCCGTCTGACCTCCAGCGCCTGAGTCAGGAAGACTTCCCCCAGACGCAACAGAGGCTGGAGGTGCTGTTTGGCGTGGCGCCCTGCCTGCTGGCTCTCACTCAGGGCCGGAGGAGGGCGCGCAGGCTGTTTGTGAAAGAGACCAGTGCCCCCCAGAGGGCTGCTGTGCAGCAGGTGTGCGAGGAGGCCCAGAGGCAGCGGGTTCGAATCCAGCTGGTCAGCAAGAAGGAGCTGGACAAGCTGTGCGAAGGCCGAGTACACCAGGGCCTGTGTCTGGAGGCCAGTCCCCTGGATTACCTCAGAGAGGAGGACACTGCAGGAACGCACGGCGACAGCGCCGAGACCCCCCTGTGGCTGGTCCTAGACGGCGTGCAGGACCCCATGAACCTTGGGGCCATCCTCCGCTCTGCATATTTTCTGGGGGCAGACAGGATCATCAGCAGCATTCACAATAG CTGTCCCTTGACTCCGGTTGTGAGCAAAGCCAGCTCTGGGGTGATGGAGGTCATGGGAGTGTATGGCTGTGACAGCCTGCCTGACATGTTGAAGGTACCTGTGCCATGTTGTTCAGAGCTTGTTCTGGGAACATTTCCTCGTGAAGGATTTTTAAGAGATTTGTGA